In a single window of the Pseudomonas entomophila genome:
- a CDS encoding aldehyde dehydrogenase — MHTKSNWQQRAARQRFITTALIDGRPVAARDGATFAAINPATNQCLAEVAACADSEVDLAVRAARRAFEQGPWARMAPGERKRVLVRLAELMLAHREELALLDSLNMGKPVMDAYSIDVPGAAQVFAWYGEALDKRYDQVAPTASSAVAMITREPLGVIGAVVPWNFPLDMAAWKVAPALAAGNSVVLKPAEQSPFSALRLAELALQAGLPEGVFNVVPGLGESAGRALGLHPDVDGLVFTGSTQVGKYFMQYAAQSNLKQVWLECGGKSPNLVFDDCRDLDLAAQKAAFGIFFNQGEVCSANSRLYVHRSIHDAFVERLVLKAREWLPGDPLDPASRAGAIVDAAQTARIEAAIGQAREEGARLLCGGERLSVNGSQNFILPTIFTGVRQDMALARDEVFGPVLAVSTFDDEDQAVALANDSLYGLAASVWSDDLNRAHRVARRLKAGTVSVNTVDALDVTVPFGGGRQSGFGRDLSLHAFDKYTQLKTTWIQLR, encoded by the coding sequence GTGCATACGAAAAGCAATTGGCAGCAACGCGCTGCACGGCAACGCTTCATCACCACCGCGTTGATCGACGGGCGCCCGGTCGCGGCCCGCGACGGCGCCACCTTCGCGGCCATCAACCCGGCGACCAACCAGTGCCTGGCCGAAGTCGCCGCCTGCGCCGACAGCGAAGTCGACCTGGCGGTGCGCGCGGCCCGACGCGCGTTCGAGCAGGGGCCCTGGGCCCGCATGGCGCCGGGCGAGCGCAAGCGCGTGCTGGTGCGCCTGGCCGAGTTGATGCTGGCCCACCGCGAGGAGCTGGCGCTGCTCGACTCACTGAACATGGGCAAGCCGGTGATGGACGCCTACAGCATCGATGTACCTGGCGCGGCCCAGGTGTTCGCCTGGTACGGCGAGGCGCTGGACAAGCGCTACGACCAGGTCGCGCCGACCGCCAGCAGCGCCGTGGCGATGATCACCCGCGAGCCGCTGGGGGTGATCGGTGCGGTGGTGCCGTGGAATTTCCCGCTGGACATGGCCGCCTGGAAGGTCGCCCCGGCGCTGGCCGCAGGCAACAGTGTGGTGCTCAAGCCAGCCGAGCAGTCGCCGTTCTCGGCCCTGCGCCTGGCCGAGCTGGCGTTGCAGGCCGGGCTGCCGGAAGGCGTGTTCAACGTGGTGCCGGGCCTGGGTGAAAGCGCCGGGCGCGCCCTGGGCCTGCACCCGGACGTGGACGGCCTGGTGTTCACCGGCTCCACCCAGGTGGGCAAGTACTTCATGCAGTACGCGGCGCAGTCGAACCTCAAGCAGGTGTGGCTGGAGTGCGGTGGCAAGAGCCCGAACCTGGTGTTCGACGACTGCCGTGACCTCGACCTGGCGGCGCAGAAGGCCGCGTTCGGCATCTTCTTCAACCAGGGCGAGGTGTGTTCGGCCAACTCGCGGCTGTACGTGCACCGCTCGATCCATGACGCGTTCGTCGAGCGCCTGGTGCTCAAGGCTCGCGAGTGGCTGCCGGGCGATCCGCTCGACCCGGCCAGCCGCGCCGGAGCCATCGTCGATGCCGCGCAGACCGCGCGTATCGAGGCTGCCATCGGCCAAGCCCGGGAAGAGGGCGCGCGCCTGCTGTGCGGCGGTGAACGCCTGAGCGTGAACGGCTCGCAGAATTTCATCCTGCCGACGATCTTCACCGGTGTGCGTCAGGACATGGCCCTGGCCCGCGATGAAGTCTTCGGTCCGGTGCTGGCGGTCAGCACTTTCGATGACGAGGACCAGGCCGTCGCCCTGGCCAACGACAGTCTCTACGGCCTGGCCGCGTCGGTATGGAGCGACGACCTCAACCGCGCCCACCGTGTGGCCCGACGGCTGAAGGCCGGCACCGTGTCGGTCAACACCGTCGACGCCCTGGACGTCACCGTGCCGTTCGGTGGCGGCCGCCAGTCCGGCTTTGGCCGTGATCTTTCGCTGCACGCGTTCGACAAGTACACCCAGCTCAAGACCACCTGGATCCAGCTGCGCTGA
- a CDS encoding helix-turn-helix transcriptional regulator → MSNAQLNSPDWYARMARVVDAIGTPGFVEALFAALNQLAPCQAISVFLYPRKGLPSALFARDEEGPWLPEGNVQKYLDGYYLLCPFYRACMDGMRAGCYRLSDVAPDHFTRSEYYTAFYRHAHLEDELNYLVPLDEQLSIAVALGSTRRLGSRQVAELKCIAAWIVAVVRRHWGHLDADNQGGRFESALGRQINAALNNFGSSLLTERECHIAQYLLRGHSTRSLAERLGISEDTVKTHRKHLYAKLDIATQAELFSLFIASLAQAQEGLSKDPLESYLRRR, encoded by the coding sequence ATGAGCAACGCCCAGCTGAACTCACCCGACTGGTACGCCCGCATGGCCCGTGTGGTCGATGCCATCGGCACGCCCGGTTTCGTCGAGGCGCTGTTCGCCGCGCTCAACCAGTTGGCGCCGTGCCAGGCGATCTCGGTGTTCCTCTATCCGCGCAAGGGCCTGCCATCGGCGCTGTTCGCCAGGGACGAAGAGGGCCCCTGGCTGCCCGAGGGCAATGTGCAGAAGTACCTGGATGGCTATTACCTGCTATGCCCGTTCTACCGCGCCTGCATGGACGGTATGCGCGCAGGCTGCTACCGCCTGAGCGATGTCGCTCCCGACCACTTCACGCGTAGCGAGTACTACACCGCGTTCTATCGCCATGCCCACCTGGAAGATGAACTCAACTACCTGGTGCCGCTGGATGAGCAACTGTCCATCGCCGTGGCCCTGGGCAGTACCCGGCGCCTGGGTAGTCGCCAGGTGGCCGAGCTCAAGTGCATCGCCGCCTGGATAGTCGCGGTGGTGCGCCGGCACTGGGGGCACCTGGACGCCGACAACCAAGGCGGGCGCTTCGAGAGCGCGCTGGGGCGGCAGATCAACGCGGCGCTGAACAATTTCGGTTCGTCACTGCTCACCGAGCGCGAGTGTCATATCGCCCAGTACCTGCTGCGCGGTCACTCCACGCGCTCGTTGGCCGAGCGCCTGGGCATCAGCGAAGACACCGTCAAGACCCACCGCAAGCACCTCTACGCCAAGCTCGACATCGCCACCCAGGCCGAGCTGTTCTCACTGTTCATCGCCTCGCTGGCCCAGGCCCAGGAAGGCCTGAGCAAGGACCCGCTGGAAAGCTACCTGCGACGGCGCTGA
- a CDS encoding enoyl-CoA hydratase/isomerase family protein, whose amino-acid sequence MTAYAQPSATDHVLAEVRNHIGHLTLNRPAGLNALTLEMVRSLQRHLDQWALDPQVHAVMLRGEGPKGFCAGGDIRSLHDSFKAGETLHEDFFVEEYALDLCIHRYRKPMLVLMDGFTLGGGMGLAQGCDLRIVTERSRLGMPEVGIGYFPDVGGSYFLSRVPGELGIYLGVSGNQVKAADALYCGLADWYLDSEKLTALDDGLDRLTFGANPLKDLQGLLAKLGTQSLEDAPLAKLRPVIDHFFALPDLNSILEQLRAVAIGDSRQWALDTADLLETRSPLAMAVTLELLRRGRRLALDDCFAMELHIDRQWFEYGDIIEGVRALIIDKDKQPRWNPPTLAGLTAQRVDQFFEGL is encoded by the coding sequence ATGACCGCGTACGCTCAACCCTCGGCAACGGATCATGTACTGGCCGAGGTCCGCAATCACATCGGCCACCTCACCCTCAACCGCCCCGCCGGCCTCAACGCCCTCACCTTGGAGATGGTACGCAGCCTGCAGCGCCACCTTGACCAGTGGGCCCTGGACCCGCAGGTACATGCCGTGATGCTACGTGGCGAAGGCCCCAAGGGCTTTTGCGCCGGGGGCGATATCCGCTCGCTGCACGACAGTTTCAAGGCCGGCGAGACGCTTCACGAAGACTTCTTTGTCGAGGAATATGCCCTCGACCTGTGCATCCACCGTTACCGCAAGCCGATGCTGGTACTGATGGACGGTTTCACCCTCGGTGGCGGCATGGGCCTGGCCCAGGGCTGCGACCTGCGCATCGTCACCGAGCGCAGCCGGCTGGGCATGCCCGAGGTGGGCATCGGTTACTTCCCGGACGTCGGCGGCAGCTACTTCCTCTCCCGCGTGCCGGGCGAGCTGGGTATCTACCTCGGTGTCAGCGGCAACCAGGTCAAGGCGGCCGATGCCCTCTATTGCGGCCTGGCCGACTGGTATCTGGACAGTGAAAAACTCACTGCCCTGGATGACGGGCTCGATCGCCTGACGTTCGGCGCCAACCCGCTCAAGGACCTGCAAGGGCTGCTGGCCAAGCTGGGTACCCAGTCGCTGGAAGACGCGCCACTGGCAAAACTGCGCCCGGTGATCGATCACTTCTTCGCCCTGCCCGATCTGAACAGCATCCTCGAGCAACTGCGGGCCGTGGCCATCGGCGACAGCCGCCAATGGGCGCTGGATACCGCCGACCTGCTGGAGACCCGCTCGCCGCTGGCCATGGCCGTAACCCTTGAGCTGCTGCGCCGCGGCCGACGCCTGGCGCTGGATGACTGCTTCGCCATGGAACTGCACATCGACCGCCAGTGGTTCGAATACGGCGATATCATCGAAGGCGTACGCGCCCTGATCATCGACAAGGACAAGCAACCGCGCTGGAACCCGCCCACCCTGGCAGGCCTGACTGCCCAGCGGGTCGACCAATTCTTCGAAGGCCTGTGA
- a CDS encoding acyl-CoA dehydrogenase family protein, translating to MQDLELSEEQIMIRDMARDFARGEIAPHAQAWEKAGWIDDEVVRKMGELGLLGMVAPEQFGGSYTDYVAYALAVEEISAGDGAIGALMSIHNSVGCGPLLAYGTPEQQQAWLPRLATGEVIGCFCLTEPQAGSEAHNLRTRAELVDGQWVINGAKQFVSNARRAKLAIVFAVTDPELGKKGLSAFLVPTDNPGFKVDRSEHKMGIRASDTCAVTLDNCHIPAANLLGERGKGLAIALSNLEGGRIGIAAQALGIARAAFEAALGYSRDRIQFGKPINEHQSIANLLADMQVQVNAARLLILHAARLRTAGKPCLSEASQAKLFASEMAERVCSMAIQVHGGYGYLEDYPVEKYYRDARITQIYEGSSEIQRMLIARELKHYPL from the coding sequence ATGCAAGACCTTGAACTGAGCGAAGAGCAGATCATGATCCGCGACATGGCCCGGGACTTCGCCCGCGGCGAGATCGCGCCCCATGCCCAGGCCTGGGAGAAGGCCGGCTGGATCGACGACGAGGTGGTGCGCAAGATGGGCGAGCTGGGCCTGCTCGGCATGGTCGCCCCGGAGCAGTTCGGCGGCAGCTATACCGACTACGTGGCCTATGCCCTGGCGGTCGAGGAGATCTCCGCCGGCGACGGCGCCATCGGCGCGCTGATGAGCATCCACAACTCGGTGGGCTGCGGGCCGTTGCTGGCCTACGGCACCCCGGAACAGCAACAGGCCTGGCTACCCCGGCTGGCCACTGGCGAGGTGATCGGTTGCTTCTGCCTGACCGAGCCCCAGGCCGGCTCCGAGGCGCACAACCTGCGTACCCGCGCCGAGCTGGTCGATGGCCAATGGGTGATCAATGGCGCCAAGCAGTTCGTCAGCAATGCGCGCCGGGCCAAGCTGGCCATCGTCTTCGCCGTGACCGACCCGGAGCTGGGCAAGAAAGGCCTGTCGGCGTTTCTCGTGCCCACCGACAACCCGGGCTTCAAGGTCGACCGCAGCGAGCACAAGATGGGGATCCGCGCCTCCGATACCTGCGCCGTGACGCTGGACAACTGCCACATCCCGGCTGCCAACCTGCTTGGCGAGCGCGGCAAGGGCCTGGCCATCGCCCTGTCCAACCTCGAGGGTGGGCGTATCGGTATCGCCGCCCAGGCCCTGGGCATCGCCCGCGCGGCGTTCGAGGCGGCATTGGGCTATTCCCGTGACCGCATTCAGTTCGGCAAGCCGATCAACGAACACCAGAGCATCGCCAACCTGCTGGCCGATATGCAGGTGCAGGTCAATGCCGCGCGGTTGCTGATCCTGCATGCCGCGCGCCTGCGCACGGCGGGCAAGCCGTGCCTGTCGGAGGCCTCGCAGGCCAAGCTGTTCGCCTCGGAGATGGCCGAGCGGGTGTGCTCCATGGCTATCCAGGTGCATGGGGGGTATGGGTATCTGGAAGACTACCCGGTAGAGAAATACTACCGGGACGCGCGGATCACCCAGATCTACGAAGGGTCCAGCGAGATCCAGCGCATGCTGATCGCGCGGGAGTTGAAGCACTACCCGCTGTGA
- a CDS encoding universal stress protein — protein sequence MSQFKRLFVMLGPQMRYSPALQRAAALAESSGALLDINIFVDDVDTFGLMADSRERERLLDDNRQWLADAAEQLRDSGLDVSTELLLTRDPLSSVIEQVERLGCDLLVKDVQHEPVLKRLLVTPLDWQLLKDSPVAVHLVSDIRLPLPRQIAAAVDLNSHGAGEHLDEQVIHSAHALALQCNAELHLLHVCDAARTHIADFGAGTVTMPGFDGSVRVAQRAAFNRLGDHHEIALERRHFLEGPAIKAIAHYIAQSRVDVIVMGNHRHDAMQTFLGGTTAHVLEHPLCNVLAIKAAR from the coding sequence ATGAGCCAGTTCAAGCGGTTGTTCGTCATGCTCGGCCCGCAGATGCGCTACAGCCCTGCCTTGCAACGGGCGGCGGCGCTGGCCGAATCCAGCGGCGCCCTGCTGGATATCAATATCTTCGTCGACGATGTCGATACCTTCGGCCTGATGGCTGACAGCCGTGAGCGTGAACGCCTGCTCGACGACAATCGCCAGTGGCTCGCGGACGCGGCGGAGCAACTGCGCGACAGCGGGCTGGATGTCTCGACCGAATTGCTGCTGACCCGCGACCCACTGAGCAGTGTCATCGAGCAAGTCGAACGCCTGGGCTGCGACCTGCTGGTCAAGGACGTGCAGCACGAACCCGTGCTCAAGCGCCTGCTGGTCACACCCCTGGACTGGCAACTGCTCAAGGATAGCCCGGTGGCCGTGCACCTGGTCAGCGATATCCGCCTGCCCCTGCCGCGCCAAATCGCCGCCGCGGTCGACCTCAACAGCCATGGCGCCGGCGAACACCTGGACGAACAGGTGATCCACAGCGCCCATGCCCTGGCCCTGCAATGCAACGCCGAACTGCACTTGCTGCACGTCTGCGACGCAGCCAGGACCCATATCGCCGACTTCGGTGCCGGCACGGTGACCATGCCTGGGTTCGACGGCAGCGTGCGCGTGGCCCAGCGGGCAGCCTTCAACCGCCTGGGCGATCATCATGAAATTGCCTTGGAGCGCCGGCATTTTCTCGAAGGGCCGGCGATCAAGGCGATCGCCCACTACATTGCCCAGAGCCGGGTGGATGTGATCGTCATGGGCAACCACCGGCACGACGCCATGCAGACGTTCCTCGGTGGCACCACGGCGCATGTGCTGGAGCACCCGCTGTGCAACGTGCTGGCGATCAAGGCCGCGCGCTGA
- a CDS encoding acyloxyacyl hydrolase, with protein MKTRLAASLAAAVLAFAGANLAQAAQVSGAVGATGQGDMTYRIGLSFDWDKKWLESNTGYVTGYWDAAYTYWEGGDASGAHSLSLSPVFVYEFSGFTYTPFIEAGIGLAAFSKTDVGDQRMGSSVNFEDRIGFGLKLPADQKIGLRAMHYSNAGLKQPNDGIESYSLFYSKGF; from the coding sequence ATGAAAACCCGTCTCGCCGCTTCCTTGGCAGCCGCCGTGCTGGCTTTCGCCGGGGCCAACCTGGCCCAGGCCGCGCAGGTTTCCGGTGCCGTAGGCGCTACAGGCCAAGGCGACATGACCTACCGCATAGGCCTGTCGTTCGACTGGGACAAGAAGTGGTTGGAAAGCAACACCGGCTACGTGACCGGTTACTGGGACGCCGCGTACACCTATTGGGAAGGGGGGGATGCCAGCGGTGCTCACTCGCTGTCGCTGAGCCCAGTGTTCGTCTACGAGTTCAGCGGCTTCACCTACACCCCGTTCATCGAGGCCGGCATCGGCCTGGCGGCGTTCTCCAAGACCGACGTGGGCGACCAGCGCATGGGCTCGTCGGTCAACTTCGAAGACCGTATCGGCTTTGGCCTGAAACTGCCGGCCGACCAGAAGATCGGCCTGCGCGCCATGCATTACTCCAACGCCGGCCTCAAGCAGCCGAACGACGGCATCGAGTCGTACTCGCTGTTCTACAGCAAGGGCTTCTGA